AGTTCCGAAAAGACGGCACGCCGCGAGAACCGTTTCAGCGAAATGGCTACGAGGGTTGGGGCAGTCGAGCGTCGCACATAGGCCCTTCGCCTTGACCTTCGCCCCGCCCGCGAACGTGCGGTACTTCATAGTCAATGGATTGTGCGCCAATTGGCAGGAAAGCTGTTACACCTCCGGTCTCATTCCAGGGGCAGGGACACCTTCACCTCGGACGGGTGCGACAGTTCGAGCGTGGTTCCGGTGACCGTGGCCCCGGCCAAACTGTAGATCATGAACCGCCCGTCCTTCACGAAGGTCACCACCCCCGCGTCCTTCATGATCTTGAGGTGGTGCGAGACGTTCACCATCTCGGTGCCGACCTCGGTCGCGAGTTGGGTCACGGTCTTCTCACCGGCCGCCAGCGTGCGAATCAGGGCCAGGCGCGTGGGCTCGCCGAATGCCACGAACCACTCGGTTTGCGCGCTCGATTCTTTGGAAGGCTTCGGCATCGGATTCCTGCAGGTTTGCGGTCTCAATGTGTCGGTACGTTCGCTATCGGTTAACTCTAGCGCAACGTCGCGCTAGAGTTAACCGATAGCCACTCGCGCCCCGCGTCCGTGATCTCGACGCCGGACCAATGCGAGCGAGTTCCGGTCAAGCACGTCACCAAGCCGCGCTCACCAAGTCGCAAACACGAGCGGCTCAGCGTGGCCATCGTCTTGCTGTACACCGCCTCCCCGATCGCTTGACGGGAGAAGTTTTGAGAGCCGAGGTCTTTGATCCCGCCGTCGTCTTCGGGGCCGATCGTTAGTGACGGGAAGCCCATCGCGCTCGGCAGAACTTCGCCGGCCTTATAGCGCCGAATGGGCCTCACCGGCTTCCACTTGAAGTACCCTTCCAAGATGTCCGCGT
This region of Gemmata massiliana genomic DNA includes:
- a CDS encoding ArsR/SmtB family transcription factor, with the protein product MPKPSKESSAQTEWFVAFGEPTRLALIRTLAAGEKTVTQLATEVGTEMVNVSHHLKIMKDAGVVTFVKDGRFMIYSLAGATVTGTTLELSHPSEVKVSLPLE